In a single window of the Oryctolagus cuniculus chromosome 9, mOryCun1.1, whole genome shotgun sequence genome:
- the LOC138843712 gene encoding killer cell lectin-like receptor 2 isoform X2: MVRVLEANILQLIQEKHQQQEILGNLTQMYHVVQNDDYLKKQLLANQSLEYDTLKNKTLLMENALKLPFLKQNGRCAKKDTFPKSVHNPGKVHEVYWSCYGVNCYYFVLQDNTWEQCKQTCQSYGSSLLKIDNEHELAFVQFQIHGNMYWIGLSYSDLEWKWKWIDDGTSPGMNLKMMSSPPRRGKCVFLSSTRLAYGNCSRTYSCVCKQRINCNFPSSMCT, from the exons ATGGTCAGAGTGCTGGAGGCAAATA TTTTACAGCTTATTCAAGAAAAGCATCAACAGCAGGAAATTCTAGGAAACCTCACTCAAATGTACCACGTCGTGCAAAATGATGACTACTTAAAGAAGCAACTCTTGGCAAATCAGTCTTTAGAATATGACactctcaaaaataaaacccTTCTAATGGAAAATGCACTGAAGTTACCCTTTTTAAAACAGAATGGACGCTGTGCAAAAAAGGATACCTTCCCGAAATCTGTGCACAATCCAG GTAAAGTCCATGAAGTCTACTGGTCCTGTTATGGAGTAAACTGCTATTATTTTGTTCTGCAAGATAACACCTGGGAGCAATGTAAACAAACTTGCCAAAGTTACGGTTCCTCCCTTTTGAAGATTGACAATGAACATGAACTG GCATTTGTTCAATTTCAgattcatggaaatatgtattggATTGGATTGTCATATAGTGATttggaatggaaatggaaatggatTGATGATGGCACATCACCTGGAAT GAATTTGAAAATGATGAGTTCACCTCCTAGGagaggaaaatgtgtatttttgtcCTCAACAAGATTAGCATATGGCAATTGCTCTAGAACCTACAGTTGTGTCTGTAAACAGAGAATTAATTGTAATTTCCCTTCTTCAATGTGCACTTAG
- the LOC138843712 gene encoding killer cell lectin-like receptor 4 isoform X1 has product MSDQEETFLALRFPQSSSESQNRLRSDGTRRSGKTDYKEFSVPWHLIAVILGTLCLLLSVMVRVLEANILQLIQEKHQQQEILGNLTQMYHVVQNDDYLKKQLLANQSLEYDTLKNKTLLMENALKLPFLKQNGRCAKKDTFPKSVHNPGKVHEVYWSCYGVNCYYFVLQDNTWEQCKQTCQSYGSSLLKIDNEHELAFVQFQIHGNMYWIGLSYSDLEWKWKWIDDGTSPGMNLKMMSSPPRRGKCVFLSSTRLAYGNCSRTYSCVCKQRINCNFPSSMCT; this is encoded by the exons ATGAGTGATCAGGAGGAGACTTTTTTAGCTTTGAGATTTCCTCAGTCTTCTTCAGAATCGCAGAATAGATTAAGATCTGATGGCACTCGAAGGAGTGGAAAAACTGATTacaaag agttctCAGTGCCCTGGCATCTCATTGCAGTGATTCTTGGAACTCTCTGTTTACTTCTCTCAGTGATGGTCAGAGTGCTGGAGGCAAATA TTTTACAGCTTATTCAAGAAAAGCATCAACAGCAGGAAATTCTAGGAAACCTCACTCAAATGTACCACGTCGTGCAAAATGATGACTACTTAAAGAAGCAACTCTTGGCAAATCAGTCTTTAGAATATGACactctcaaaaataaaacccTTCTAATGGAAAATGCACTGAAGTTACCCTTTTTAAAACAGAATGGACGCTGTGCAAAAAAGGATACCTTCCCGAAATCTGTGCACAATCCAG GTAAAGTCCATGAAGTCTACTGGTCCTGTTATGGAGTAAACTGCTATTATTTTGTTCTGCAAGATAACACCTGGGAGCAATGTAAACAAACTTGCCAAAGTTACGGTTCCTCCCTTTTGAAGATTGACAATGAACATGAACTG GCATTTGTTCAATTTCAgattcatggaaatatgtattggATTGGATTGTCATATAGTGATttggaatggaaatggaaatggatTGATGATGGCACATCACCTGGAAT GAATTTGAAAATGATGAGTTCACCTCCTAGGagaggaaaatgtgtatttttgtcCTCAACAAGATTAGCATATGGCAATTGCTCTAGAACCTACAGTTGTGTCTGTAAACAGAGAATTAATTGTAATTTCCCTTCTTCAATGTGCACTTAG